The following nucleotide sequence is from Sphaeramia orbicularis chromosome 24, fSphaOr1.1, whole genome shotgun sequence.
CATGATGGTGAGATGACCACAGAGACAAACAATATAATGTTAAAGTCATTTCACCTGTCTCCTTTGTTAAAGGAATTCATTTTCTCAGTCAATTATTATTCAGCACAAATACTGTAATCTCTTTCTCCTCACCATTGGGTTCATAAGGAAGTCTGTCCAACCCCAGGTCTCCCGCCTCATAAAGTAGCTTTGAGGGCTGCCTCTTATTTGGAGTGGATAGGGCTGACGAATTACTTCTGAGGTCTTGATGAAGTTGACAAGACGCGCCCTATGAAACAGATAACAAGATGCTTCTGAATCCAAGACCTTCAAGCAGAAATGTACATTCATGACTGAGCCAATTGAGATTTCAGCACCTTACCTCATTTTCCCCTTGGATGTGATGTCAACACGTACTGGTTCAAATCTGAAGGTGGGAGTCACAACTTCTACAACATAAGATCCTGAAGGGATGTCATTCACGGCAAAACTCCCATCAGTTCTGTAACAAAAGAATGTCTGCCTTCACTTTCACATACTCAAATATCCAGTTAACAATTGAGACATTTCATTTCAATGTGGTTATTTTCCCAATAACaccgaaaaaaataaaacatcaccATGACCATAACTACAAGCCAAGTTTCCTATCAGGGAAAATAAGTGACTGAAATCAAGTCAATCTGTGACTTCTACAGATAAAGGTTAACATTATGTGACAATGTGATATGTCAGTCTTGTTTAGATGTGACTATATTATTGCAGTTTATTTAGTGTTTTCTAGCTGTTTTAGTGATTAGTAGTAAGTCAACTGACTGTTTTCTGACATTTATTATAACAGTACAAAGAACACAGCTGTTCGTTCTTGTaaaaccaaataaacaaaaatataaatcacGTATATTATGAAACATATACCGTTTGTATCCACAGTGATCTGCCAGTGTGGTGATTTTTTAATGTACTCTTGCATCAGATAAATCTGCAATAACAGCCTCATCCCAGGAGGCCATGGTTTGTTATGGTAACATTAGGAGCTAACTTAATGATTTGCACCGGAGCTAAGTGTGAAGCTAACAGACGTACGAGGAAACGTAGAGATTATCAGGTTTATACTTATTTAATGCCCACTGTTGGCATTGAATTCACAAATACTAAGCTGTAAATTAGTTAGGACAGTAGTGATCTGCCATCTGTCAGCAGCAGCTGCCCCGGGTTACTGCCCAGCAGGAGCGGCTAAGGTAATAGCTAAGcggctaatgctaaagctaactaGCCTAGCCAAACAGTTAGCGCAGCTGTGTCTTACCTCAGAAAGCCCACGTATTCTTCACCTTCCACCAACACCCGAGCTGTGGAAACCCAGTCTTGCGTTTTCACACCGGGAACTATGGCTCTGCCCTCGATTTTGAAGCGATCTCCGTTGGACTGTGAGGATACACCTGCACTAGGCCCCGTGTCCATGTCAGTGAAAGCCCAGGCCACGACGAGCATAGTCTGCACCAAAGCCCATAACAGCGGTACCCCTTCCCTTCGCCacatattgtatatatatatgtatatatatatatttttttataaaattaGAAAGCGCTCTGACGGGAGCTGTGTCAACATGTATTCAGGAACAGGCTGGAGAAGAAGCGGAAGACTTGGCACACCAGCTGTCTCTGCGGAACACCACGTCACTTTGAAAACAACTTTATTgtacaaacccacattaacactgTTGATTTAAGATGCACGAGCCAAATCCACCCTTTCACTCAAGATTTTAAGGTTTCAAGTTTGCAAAATTTTGttagaatcaaacaatacatttatttacatttatcacgtatttgtttttttgtactaataAATTAAGTTCTTTTTATGTAAATTGAGGTATCCAAATGAATTAATTTGAGTCTAACTTATCTCATATTATCATTTATCTGTAATAGACACAACCCCTGTATGCAGTATATACACTCCAGTTCACAACACTGTGGAGTGCACTCCTATGTATGTAATCAATCCAGTGTACATATGAACAGTCTATATTCTGCACTATAGTGTCACTGCTGTAATGTTTACTTTACCTAGCTCTTGTAAATATTATTTCAGTAATAAACTTAATATTCCACACtcagtttttgttgctttttgtcctccaaaaattaaacaaaaatcatGTCTCAATTCTTCAGGTTATCAATACTGCAGACACAACTAATTGCATGAAGTCATATAAACTATGACTATACTGTAGTACTTGGtttatctgtatttatttataaacACTATTCCTTAGGACAAGTGATTAGATACTAACTACATTTCACTTGCTTTGGATTTACACAACTGTTTAATCTAATATTTCTACATAGAATAAACATTTGcattttacataaactgtaatcAATGATTAGTTTGACACACTGAGAAAGAACATAAATGACAAGCCATTGTGAGATTGAAATTGTATAAAGTGTAAttatattttaacatactttaactTTAAGTGTTCACGAATTTAGTGTCTCATTTCCCACTTAAGCGTGATTCAGACCATTTACACTGGAATTTAAACAAAATTTATTGTCTTTCTTTGCATGTACAAAAACTGAAATATCAAAAGAATCACATTTTGATTTTTAGAAAATTtattaaaagaagattaaaagaATCAGTTGTTTTTACATTATACAGTCAAATGTCATATGAAGAGGCAAAATGAAAACAAGAGGAGCTCTAATAACTTAAGACTGATTCAAGTTCCCGATTCCAAAGAATCCAGGTGCAAAAACATCAAAACAGCGGAGCATTAATTACATCCACAAGTGCATTTGCATTCCATGGCAAAGAGTGGTATGGTGAGAAAGAGCATTGGCACTTCATAGAGCGACGTACACCCAGTCTCATGGAGGTCCGCGATGTGCCCCTTCACAAGACGATCCACTTCAATGTGAAGCAGTCACTTTCTGTGTATTTAGCAGAAAGACTCTCTCAGCCGTCCTTAAGCGTCTCCAGCTCCAACTGAGGGAGTTGTCTGAATTGTCAAGTTCAGTCCCAGTTAAGAGGTTTGAGTTTTAAGTGGCAGAATGAACCAGTCCATTTCTCTGGTATCGCTATCAGTGTGAAACACAGCCATGATCTGGCAGTAGTGGTCACAGTCGCAGAGCACTACATGACATCTGTCAGGGCAACTGTGACAGATAAGCCTCAATGGCCTGCAAAAGGAAACAGACTCAATTATACAGCATAGATAATAAAAACTCATCTGTGCTTTACATAGTGGCAAAAAATAATGACCATTATCTACATATACAATGACAAATTTCTatcgattacatttttttttacatggtctTGTTATCTCTTTCCATAAAGCACTCCATCATATAAAAAGT
It contains:
- the emc7b gene encoding endoplasmic reticulum membrane protein complex subunit 7 — protein: MWRREGVPLLWALVQTMLVVAWAFTDMDTGPSAGVSSQSNGDRFKIEGRAIVPGVKTQDWVSTARVLVEGEEYVGFLRTDGSFAVNDIPSGSYVVEVVTPTFRFEPVRVDITSKGKMRARLVNFIKTSEVIRQPYPLQIRGSPQSYFMRRETWGWTDFLMNPMVMMMVLPLLIIVLLPKVVNTNDPEMRKEMEQSMNMLNPNPELPDVSELMTKLFSGSKGSGKAGGSSKGTRPAVKRR